From the genome of Ptychodera flava strain L36383 unplaced genomic scaffold, AS_Pfla_20210202 Scaffold_88__1_contigs__length_448041_pilon, whole genome shotgun sequence, one region includes:
- the LOC139129060 gene encoding serine/threonine-protein kinase tousled-like 2 — MEELRNTDPQRLELLEARFLGSGASRSTFRETTSTSGISKEDSNLSVTSQGSCSDKDVETPDKKPGSERKRKRKGDSFDPSSVFIHKSKQEQSSK; from the exons ATGGAAGAGTTGAGGAACACTGACCCACAGCGCCTTGAGCTTCTGGAAGCTAGATTCTTAGGCTCAGGAGCCAGTAGGAGTACATTTCGTGAGACTACCAGCACCAGTGGCATCTCCAAGGAAGACTCAAATCTTAGTGTAACCAGTCAAGGGTCATGCAGTGATAAAGATGTGGAA ACTCCAGACAAGAAGCCTGGTTCAGAAAGGAAACGGAAAAGGAAAGGCGACAGTTTCGACCCAAGTTCAG TATTCATCCACAAGTCCAAGCAGGAGCAGTCTAGCAAATAA